A single genomic interval of Daucus carota subsp. sativus chromosome 1, DH1 v3.0, whole genome shotgun sequence harbors:
- the LOC108195500 gene encoding type I inositol polyphosphate 5-phosphatase 5, which produces MTPQTIVQDFRVFVATWNVGGKTPDIDLRLEEFLQVEGSSDIYVLGFQEIVPLSAGNVLVVEDNEPAAKWLALISHALNKPYHDSVSFDSGSTSKSNSIKDPSRSYFFHKPSLKVLSKNLRADNTLLKACNCPLESPAPQKRRPRNLSDPSTSPGPSRQSSASDLDSVVGLTASFSQLNYCLVASKKMVGLFLSVWVRRDLVKHIGHLRVDSVSRGIMGYLGNKGCISISLSLHRTSFCFICSHLASGEKEGDELKRNNDVFEILKSVQFPRICKNTYRQMPEKIIDHDRLIWLGDLNYRVSLSYEEAATLLEDNDWDSLLQKDQLNLEREAGRVFEGWHEGKILFAPTYKYTHNSDSYAGETCKSKKKRRTPAWCDRILWRGSGIEQLSYIRGESRFSDHRPVCAVFSVEVEMKNNKAGKFRKGNSCTVARVEIEDGIPHRRSFYGY; this is translated from the exons ATGACACCGCAAACCATCGTTCAAGATTTTCG GGTTTTCGTTGCAACGTGGAACGTAGGAGGAAAGACTCCGGATATTGATCTCCGGCTAGAAGAATTTCTCCAGGTGGAGGGATCCTctgatatatatgtattagg ATTTCAGGAAATTGTTCCCTTGAGCGCAGGAAATGTTCTAGTGGTTGAAGATAATGAGCCAGCAGCAAAATGGCTAGCTCTCATTAGCCATGCACTTAACAAACCATACCATGACTCGGTCTCTTTTGATTCAGGATCTACGTCGAAATCCAACAGTATCAAGGACCCATCGAGGTCTTACTTTTTTCACAAACCTTCTCTCAAAGTACTAAGCAAAAATCTCAGGGCGGATAATACTCTTCTCAAGGCCTGCAATTGCCCTCTGGAATCACCAGCGCCTCAGAAGCGGAGGCCAAGAAATCTATCTGACCCCAGCACTTCCCCTGGTCCAAGTCGACAATCGAGTGCTAGTGACTTGGATTCAGTTGTAGGATTGACTGCTTCGTTTAGTCAGTTGAATTACTGCCTTGTAGCAAGCAAGAAAATGGTAGGCTTATTTTTATCCGTTTGGGTTCGAAGGGACTTAGTGAAACATATTGGCCATCTTAGAGTTGATAGCGTTAGCAGAGGAATAATGGGATATCTAGGTAACAAG GGTTGCATATCAATTAGTTTGTCACTACACCGTACAAGCTTTTGCTTCATTTGTAGTCACTTAGCTTCTGGTGAGAAGGAAGGAGATGAGTTGAAGAGAAACAACGATGTTTTTGAAATTCTAAAGAGTGTGCAATTTCCTAGAATTTGCAAAAACACATATCGTCAAATGCCAGAAAAGATTATTGATCATGA CCGATTAATTTGGCTTGGGGACTTGAATTACCGCGTGTCTTTGAGCTATGAAGAAGCGGCGACTCTGTTGGAGGATAATGACTGGGATTCCCTCTTACAAAAAGATCAG TTGAATCTCGAAAGAGAAGCTGGGAGAGTGTTTGAAGGATGGCACGAAGGCAAAATCTTATTCGCCCCCACATACAAGTACACACATAACTCCGATTCCTATGCTGGAGAGACCTgtaaatcaaagaaaaaacgGCGAACCCCTGCATG GTGTGACAGAATACTATGGCGTGGAAGCGGCATTGAACAATTATCTTATATACGGGGAGAATCAAGATTCTCCGATCACAGGCCAGTTTGTGCAGTATTTTCCGTTGAAGTGGAGATGAAAAACAACAAAGCTGGAAAGTTCAGAAAGGGTAATTCTTGTACGGTTGCCAGAGTTGAAATTGAAGATGGCATACCTCATAGGCGCAGCTTTTATGGATATTAA